Proteins encoded in a region of the Pigmentiphaga litoralis genome:
- a CDS encoding sensor histidine kinase has product MISTVTQSFIGMPADQEARRLDAVRRYDILDTPPDGAFDSVTALAARLLDVPIAIISIVDTDRIWFKSHHGLDVEQIPRDAGLCASAILHDDAWVLTDARFDPRAMTNPLVASEFGLRFYAGVPLHTSDGHNLGTLCVLDKRPRGINRDQIGHLSDLASVVMDQLELRLSARRAIDTLSTAVAEKEAALAHADVMAQEVDHRVMNSLQLITTMLEIQAEENADNVAGHEIGRAAGRVAAIARVHQHIQLSEDYEGVQAVEYLDHLCEDISDFVGGTGHVHVTGSPVYLSTDNLVSLGLVVNELVINAMKQGAHHVTVCLEPVEGGLCELKVDDDGPGIASNFDPARSTGMGMKVVSSLARRLRATLSFGRGTDGKGASICLRFPIVRDAAPRR; this is encoded by the coding sequence GTGATCAGTACCGTTACCCAGAGTTTCATCGGCATGCCTGCCGACCAGGAAGCTCGCCGGCTCGACGCCGTGCGGCGCTATGACATCCTGGATACGCCGCCCGATGGCGCGTTCGATAGCGTCACCGCGCTGGCGGCCCGCCTGCTCGACGTCCCGATCGCGATCATCAGCATCGTCGACACCGATCGCATCTGGTTCAAATCCCACCATGGCCTGGACGTGGAACAGATCCCGCGCGACGCCGGACTTTGCGCGTCGGCGATCCTGCACGACGACGCCTGGGTGCTGACCGACGCCAGATTCGATCCCCGCGCCATGACCAACCCGCTGGTTGCCAGCGAGTTCGGCCTGCGCTTCTACGCTGGCGTGCCGCTGCACACGTCCGACGGCCACAACCTGGGCACCCTGTGCGTGCTGGACAAACGGCCGCGCGGCATCAACCGGGACCAGATCGGCCATTTGTCAGACCTGGCCTCGGTCGTCATGGATCAGCTTGAATTGCGGCTGTCGGCGCGCCGCGCAATCGACACGCTGTCCACCGCGGTGGCCGAAAAGGAAGCTGCGCTGGCCCATGCCGATGTCATGGCGCAGGAAGTCGACCATCGGGTCATGAACAGCCTCCAGCTGATCACCACCATGCTCGAAATCCAGGCCGAAGAAAACGCCGACAACGTGGCTGGGCACGAGATCGGCCGCGCGGCTGGCCGCGTCGCCGCCATTGCGCGCGTGCACCAGCACATCCAGCTGTCGGAAGACTATGAAGGCGTGCAGGCCGTCGAGTACCTGGACCACCTGTGCGAAGACATTTCCGACTTCGTGGGCGGGACCGGCCATGTGCACGTGACCGGGTCGCCCGTCTACCTGTCGACCGACAATCTGGTGTCGCTGGGACTGGTGGTGAACGAACTGGTGATCAATGCGATGAAGCAGGGCGCGCATCACGTGACCGTGTGCCTGGAACCGGTCGAGGGCGGCTTGTGTGAACTCAAGGTGGACGACGACGGCCCCGGCATTGCGAGCAACTTCGACCCGGCGCGGTCCACTGGCATGGGCATGAAGGTCGTATCGTCACTGGCCCGCAGGCTGCGCGCCACCCTGTCGTTCGGGCGAGGGACGGACGGGAAGGGCGCGTCGATCTGCTTGCGGTTTCCGATCGTGCGGGACGCGGCGCCGCGGCGCTGA